The sequence below is a genomic window from Silene latifolia isolate original U9 population chromosome 7, ASM4854445v1, whole genome shotgun sequence.
CTGCTTCAAGTCTCTATGTttgttaaaatttgaaaaataaatttgTATGACTCAGAATCTCATCTAATGAATTATGCTACCTTGTTAAATTTTCCGCGCCTAGAAAAATTTGATCGGTAAAGCCAATTATTATGTTCAATAGCCGAAGTTGGGTCATGGATACACAATTACACTAACTTAAAACTTTTTATTATGCGACAAGCGTCATCACTTCTGTGTGTAGAATTCGGGATGTGTAATATTCACCCTTCTACCCTTCCCCCATGCTTTAAATTGCTCGTTTGGATGTTAACTGTGATTTTATGCTGAGTAGTGGAAAATGTATTTGCTACACTTACAAATAACTGCTCGTAGTTAATAGTTTGTTACGTGTTTTTGATAGACTTGTTTTTACTTGTATGTTTGTTTTAGTGGGAAGAATGGTGACGTCTTCTGAATTTTATTTTATGGCTAATGAAGGTTACTACTAATGTCTTATTCAAATTGATACTTCCTTTGACACATTACGGTGTTCTTATGCATTTGTTCccttatttacttttaagaaTGTTCTAAACTGCTGATGACCTAAAATTTTCTCTGAATCATAATGAAGTTAGTGTGGGGCTTAAGAGTCATAGACAACTTGGGGAAGCAATAAGTCTATCCTTTGATTATACGGAGTATGCTATAAATTGTCTCAAACACATGGATTTTAGATATTTAAATGTTTAGAGTAATGGGTGTGTTCAAGTCTGAATTTTGGTTGGTGGGTATTGGCTATTTCTGAGTTTGAGTTGTATATTTTGCTTTGATGCTTCAGTTTGCAGAAAATAGTACGAGTACCTATTTTATCAGCCAACGATCTTTCATTATACATACAAATGAATTTACAAAATGATGCCGTAGATGTTCAATGTTGGATACTTCCCTAGTTCCTTATTAAATCAATCATCAACCataaactataataaaataaacacTAACGAGGACTAGCCATATGCCCAAACCAGGCACCTGATTGCTCGACGAATCCGCTGTTTTGATCCAATATCCTATAATCTTCAGCTCTTTCTCCCGTTGGTGTTTTAACCATTTTGGGTCGTCGTCATGCGGAGGACCCAAGTCCAGACAATGAGatcctgaaaaaaaaaacataaccaAAAACAAAGAAAGGTAAACTAAAATTCTATGACAAACAATCGTGAAAGATAATATACATATATTGTATTCGTACGTTAAAGTTTAATTGTAGCAATTGaagtataaaaccgtcttataccaTATTTATCGCCATAAAATCTACAAAATTCTACCCGTAATTGTCTAATTGATAACTACTGTAAAAAGGTTATTGTTTTTGATAAATAGGTAAATATAAAGACAACTAACCTTGTTTAGTGGTTATTGCCACAACAGTCTTTGAAATGTCTTCTAAGATGCtgtaaattgaaaaaaaaaaattattaatagtTGGTAAACAAATGTAAAAAGAAAATGTTAGAAATTTAAAACATTTGATACTTCAATAAATACCTGGCGCCGCTAAACGGATCTAACAAGCCATTCGAAAAAATTATATTACTTGCGGATTTCTTAAGGGACGTTTTAAGATCCTATCAACAAAAAATTACGGTCATTAACTTGATATTTGAgtattaaaaaataaaaagaaatacatTTTGTAATTGATTTACAAATTTAAAAAAGTATTCAGTAATACCTGTACGCCATAGTACGTTGAAATCCACTTATCATGGGGGTATACCCCATATTTTTCGAAACAGTCCTCCTTAAACGTAGACAAGTTAAATGACTTCTTCTCGAACATAGTCAACTCGCTACAACCGTGATGGGGTACGAGTTCACTACAAACCTGAACGACGGATTACAAAATCAAAGAGTTTCTCGTTACAATATACAAACTACATTAGGTAAAACGTTAAACAATTTTATTTCATGTTTTTCTAAAATTTCAAATGCTATTGAGAAAATACACACATTTAGAACATGACAATAATATTGAACATTCCTAAATGGGCTCAACGAAGATTTGGGCTCAAGAAATTGTAAGAACTTATAAATGTTGTGAGTGGGCCTAAATTTCAAGATGGTAAGAAATTATGTGTGTCCATAGCCACTGGACTAAGAGTTGGGCCAACACCAAAATTGGAGGGCCTTGTACAATCTCACGGGTCGGACAGTCCACGAGACGGACCCGCGCCATTTTTAatactaaaaataaataaattttaccTGCCAATCCCAAGCCGTCAAGGAAGCCGTATCCAATATCCTTTGAGGATGTTATCCTCGGACGCCTTTGCTATGTTACTACAGAATTGCGGAATCTGCCCATATCTACCGTTGTATTGTGCAAAGTAATTGTAAACTTGAACTAAATAGTTCTTCAGCTCATAGGTTGAAAATAATGGCCTGTCAAACAATCAAAATGATTTTGTGATTTCAAGTAATTaaataattaacgaaattaagaaaataaataaaaatcatAGTAACAAAAGACTATGACACAGTCCGAGATATGAGAATTTTGTGAGTGATAAGACGTCGAAAAGCCGTATTAATTAATGGGCCAGACCATTTTCGGCCCATGTACTGCCTAGGCCCAGTCCATGAACATACAAATTCTCACCAAAACATTATAAGGCTGGCGTGTCAATTTTCGGCCCATTTACCCTCCACATGTGAAACATACGCTTAATTTTCATTCCAAAACTAATTATCTTCAATGTAAGTAAGTGATGGGTCCTTTATGTAATGGTAATTTTGAAATGGCGATATAAAATGGAGTTTACGTTGTAAATACTTACCCACACGAACTGAAAGTAAGCGAAAGATTGTCTATGCCGCCGGGCTCGGATGCGACCTCATCCATTAACTTCCACGATTTGGCTATGTAATCATAGCACTTCTCGTTTATATCCTATGTAAAGAAAGAAAAATTTGTTAGTACGAAAATCATTCAATTTAAAATGATAAATGTATTAAAATTTTAAGTCAAAAATCTTGGACTTGCCTTGAAATCTCTGCTGACAATGGAACAGTACTCGTTCTCGGGAGCCAAGTCCTCCGAATCAAACACCGGCGCTGAGGAAGCTAATGCCCCGTCGACAATGTTAGGATACTTGATCCTAAACCAAGCTGCCAACACTGCAaggaaaaatgaaataaaaaaaacagtTAGTAGCAATTTTGCTATGCAAATTTATTTATACCGAAAAAATGGAAGAGACGAGATTGC
It includes:
- the LOC141589885 gene encoding uncharacterized protein LOC141589885; translation: MANLHRFYGQSVPLGSIDVAMMDPYVRVLAAWFRIKYPNIVDGALASSAPVFDSEDLAPENEYCSIVSRDFKDINEKCYDYIAKSWKLMDEVASEPGGIDNLSLTFSSCGELTMFEKKSFNLSTFKEDCFEKYGVYPHDKWISTYYGVQDLKTSLKKSASNIIFSNGLLDPFSGASILEDISKTVVAITTKQGSHCLDLGPPHDDDPKWLKHQREKELKIIGYWIKTADSSSNQVPGLGIWLVLVSVYFIIVYG